A stretch of the Gemmatimonadaceae bacterium genome encodes the following:
- a CDS encoding cytochrome c biogenesis protein CcdA has translation MNEPATLGLAIAFSAGLLSFLSPCVLPLVPSYVTFITGLSLEDLQRSRRIALVHALLFILGFTLIFLALGASATVLGRVLLSQRVWLTRFGGALVIVFGLYLLGVLNLGLLARDTRVHLTNKPVGYLGTVLVGIAFGAGWSPCIGPILGAILTYTASEADLGRGLVLLFVYSMGLAIPFLIAAVAVERFLGFFQKIRKQMGWINRLAGALLLAVGLLLISDQFTRIASFMQQYTPEFIRTRI, from the coding sequence GTGAACGAACCGGCCACGCTCGGCCTAGCCATCGCCTTCAGCGCGGGGCTGCTCAGCTTCCTCTCCCCCTGCGTGCTCCCGCTGGTGCCGAGCTACGTGACCTTCATCACCGGGCTCAGCCTCGAGGACCTGCAGCGGTCGCGCCGCATCGCCCTGGTGCACGCGCTGCTCTTCATCCTCGGCTTCACGCTGATCTTCCTGGCGCTCGGGGCCAGCGCGACGGTGCTGGGACGCGTGCTGCTCAGCCAGCGTGTCTGGCTCACACGCTTCGGCGGCGCGCTCGTCATCGTCTTCGGCCTCTACCTGCTCGGCGTCCTCAATCTCGGCCTGCTCGCGCGCGACACCCGGGTGCACCTGACCAACAAGCCCGTCGGCTATCTGGGCACCGTGCTCGTAGGCATCGCCTTCGGCGCCGGCTGGTCGCCCTGCATCGGACCCATCCTCGGCGCGATCCTGACCTACACGGCGAGCGAAGCCGACCTCGGGCGCGGCCTCGTGCTGCTGTTCGTCTACTCGATGGGCCTCGCCATTCCGTTCCTGATCGCGGCCGTCGCGGTGGAGCGCTTCCTCGGCTTCTTCCAGAAGATTCGCAAGCAGATGGGATGGATCAACCGGCTGGCGGGCGCGCTGCTGCTGGCCGTGGGCCTGCTGCTGATCTCCGATCAGTTCACGCGGATCGCGAGCTTCATGCAGCAGTACACGCCGGAGTTCATTCGGACGCGCATCTAG
- a CDS encoding Fur family transcriptional regulator, with the protein MADSDVIDRFTGFLRERRLPVTQQRLAIADILLRASGHLSADDVAATLVKNGQSVGLATIYRTLDLLVTCGLAEQRDFGEGFKRYEAARNQPNHYHLTCTICGAVTEFFDDRIPDIIRRAAGNRGFVPSQHRLLVRGTCRACRKTPTVLDRRPL; encoded by the coding sequence ATGGCGGACTCCGACGTAATCGATCGCTTCACCGGCTTCCTGCGCGAGCGGCGTCTGCCGGTCACGCAGCAGCGGCTGGCCATTGCCGACATCCTGCTCCGCGCGAGCGGCCACCTCTCGGCCGATGACGTCGCGGCGACGCTGGTGAAGAATGGGCAGTCGGTTGGCCTCGCGACCATCTATCGGACGCTCGACCTGCTCGTGACGTGCGGGCTCGCCGAGCAGCGCGACTTCGGGGAGGGCTTCAAGCGATACGAGGCCGCGCGCAACCAGCCGAATCACTACCACCTGACGTGCACCATCTGCGGGGCGGTCACCGAGTTCTTCGACGACCGCATCCCGGACATCATTCGGCGCGCCGCCGGCAATCGCGGGTTCGTCCCGTCGCAGCACCGGCTGCTCGTGCGCGGCACCTGCCGCGCCTGCCGCAAGACGCCCACCGTCCTCGACCGGAGACCGTTGTGA
- the priA gene encoding primosomal protein N', translated as MTARLVDVALPLPLFRAFTYAVPDGLRHPVTPGTRVLVPFRNRTAIGIVLAESDGASLGGAEPKPILDAPDASPAFCPDLLAVGRWMADYYVSPVGLVLRAALPAAMGRARRADPPLRTQRVLRISQRLDSLLQRDELFKRAPQQRALYELLESLGGQSPVAHLIERLGCTESVVQGLAKRGVAVVVPEPVDRDPFLARAAPPPAAVTPTAAQRAAVAALCAGAPGATFLLHGITGSGKTLVYIEFLRHVLAAPSKSAIVLVPEIALTPQTVDRFRAVFGNQVAVLHSGLSDGERYDAWRALQRGDKRIAIGARSAIFAPLANLGAIVVDEEHEATYKQGEAPRYHAREVAIVRAREAGAVVVLGSATPSLESWTNAQSGKYQLLSLPDRVGGGALPGVRIVDLRDETGPGAPAALQALRRILSAPLEAALHERLARGEQSLLLLNRRGFANFVTCPDGHVVACPNCAISLTYHRAPERLICHYCQHAEPLSATCAECGAENMRQRGVGTQQVERLLNERFPSARVARMDVDTTTGKWAHAEILDRVGRGEVDILLGTQMIAKGLDFPNVTLVGVIDADIGINLPDFRASERTFQLLSQVAGRAGRGPKGGEVFIQTRTPGHHAVICAVEHDYLRFVGEEIPARVSPPYPPTLRLANVVISGLDELAVAACAQQAADWMAPRLEALGGAVSLVGPAPCPIERIKGRWRWHLVLKAARPAPLTQLMRAFLTRFELPAAHEMRVTFDRDPVALL; from the coding sequence ATGACCGCCCGGCTCGTCGACGTCGCGCTCCCGCTCCCGCTCTTTCGCGCCTTCACGTACGCCGTTCCGGACGGATTGCGACACCCGGTGACGCCCGGGACCCGCGTGCTGGTCCCGTTCCGCAATCGCACGGCCATCGGCATCGTGCTCGCCGAGAGCGACGGCGCGTCGCTCGGCGGCGCGGAACCCAAGCCCATCCTCGACGCGCCCGACGCATCGCCGGCCTTCTGTCCCGACCTGCTCGCGGTCGGGCGGTGGATGGCCGACTACTACGTGTCGCCGGTCGGCCTCGTGCTGCGCGCGGCGCTGCCGGCCGCGATGGGACGCGCGCGCCGCGCCGATCCGCCGCTGCGCACGCAGCGCGTGCTCCGCATCTCGCAGCGGCTCGATTCACTGCTGCAGCGCGACGAGCTCTTCAAGCGCGCGCCGCAGCAGCGCGCGCTGTACGAACTGCTCGAGTCGCTCGGCGGGCAGTCGCCCGTGGCGCATCTCATCGAGCGGCTGGGCTGCACCGAGAGCGTGGTGCAGGGGCTCGCGAAGCGCGGCGTGGCGGTGGTGGTGCCGGAACCGGTGGACCGCGATCCGTTTCTGGCGCGCGCGGCACCGCCGCCCGCGGCGGTGACGCCGACCGCCGCGCAACGCGCGGCGGTCGCGGCGCTGTGCGCCGGCGCGCCCGGGGCGACGTTCCTCCTGCACGGCATCACCGGGAGCGGCAAGACGCTCGTCTACATCGAGTTCCTGCGCCACGTGCTCGCCGCGCCGAGCAAGAGCGCCATCGTGCTCGTGCCGGAGATCGCGCTCACGCCGCAGACCGTGGACCGCTTTCGCGCCGTCTTCGGCAACCAGGTGGCGGTGCTGCACTCCGGGCTGAGCGACGGCGAGCGCTATGACGCCTGGCGCGCGCTGCAACGCGGCGACAAGCGCATTGCCATCGGGGCGCGCTCCGCCATCTTCGCGCCGCTCGCGAACCTCGGCGCGATCGTCGTGGACGAGGAGCACGAGGCCACGTACAAGCAGGGCGAGGCGCCGCGCTATCACGCGCGCGAGGTGGCCATCGTGCGCGCCCGCGAGGCGGGGGCGGTGGTGGTGCTGGGGAGCGCCACGCCGTCGCTCGAGAGCTGGACCAACGCCCAGTCGGGGAAGTATCAGCTGCTTTCGCTGCCCGATCGCGTGGGGGGCGGGGCGCTCCCCGGGGTGCGCATCGTCGACTTGCGCGACGAAACCGGCCCCGGGGCGCCGGCCGCTTTGCAGGCGCTGCGGCGAATCCTCAGCGCACCGCTCGAGGCGGCGCTGCACGAGCGGCTCGCGCGCGGCGAGCAGAGCCTGCTGCTGCTGAACCGGCGCGGCTTCGCGAACTTCGTCACGTGCCCCGACGGCCACGTGGTCGCCTGTCCCAACTGCGCCATCTCGCTCACCTACCATCGCGCCCCGGAACGGCTCATCTGCCACTACTGCCAGCACGCCGAACCGCTGAGCGCGACGTGCGCCGAGTGCGGGGCGGAGAACATGCGCCAGCGCGGGGTCGGCACGCAGCAGGTGGAGCGCCTGCTCAACGAGCGCTTTCCCTCGGCGCGCGTGGCCCGCATGGACGTCGACACCACGACGGGAAAATGGGCGCACGCCGAGATTCTCGATCGCGTCGGGCGCGGCGAGGTGGACATCCTGCTCGGCACGCAGATGATCGCCAAGGGGCTCGACTTTCCCAACGTGACGCTCGTCGGGGTCATCGACGCCGACATCGGCATCAACCTCCCCGACTTCCGCGCCAGCGAGCGCACCTTCCAGCTGCTCAGCCAGGTGGCGGGACGGGCGGGGCGCGGCCCCAAGGGAGGCGAGGTCTTCATCCAGACGCGCACGCCGGGGCACCACGCGGTGATCTGCGCGGTCGAGCATGACTATCTGCGCTTCGTCGGCGAGGAGATTCCGGCGCGGGTGAGTCCGCCTTATCCGCCCACGCTGCGGCTGGCCAATGTCGTGATCAGCGGGCTGGACGAACTGGCGGTGGCCGCGTGCGCGCAGCAGGCGGCGGACTGGATGGCGCCGCGGCTCGAGGCGCTGGGCGGCGCCGTGTCGCTCGTTGGACCGGCGCCCTGCCCGATCGAGCGCATCAAGGGGCGCTGGCGCTGGCATCTGGTGCTGAAGGCCGCCCGTCCGGCGCCGCTGACGCAGTTGATGCGCGCCTTCCTGACGCGATTCGAGCTCCCCGCAGCGCATGAGATGCGGGTGACCTTCGACCGGGATCCGGTGGCGCTGCTGTAG
- a CDS encoding serine/threonine-protein kinase — MFCPECGTWNRGGAAACVRCAIALPDVPARPDAPDALITALRQATGNRYRVLRRIGSGGMADVYLVEQETLGRPLVLKVMHAHLARDTEMRERFRREAEAAARLVHPLICVPFDYGEVGEMVYLIMPFLAGGGLADLLAKSRTLAPARVAEVAAQIATALDHAHRHGVVHRDVKPDNVLFDEDGNAYLTDFGIATAQFHARLTASGRAMGTPHYMAPEQAMGKTLDGRADLYAVGVMMYESLVGFPPFDAADAFAVGYKQVHEVPVPVTEVNSDVPAALAQIVMRCLEKAPEARYQRGAELAADLEGWLHEAGVPRDAGVRGRTPTGGLPPAP; from the coding sequence GTGTTCTGTCCTGAATGCGGCACCTGGAATCGCGGCGGCGCCGCCGCCTGCGTACGCTGCGCAATCGCGCTGCCGGACGTGCCGGCGCGCCCCGACGCGCCCGATGCGCTCATCACGGCGCTGCGGCAGGCGACGGGAAACCGGTATCGCGTGCTGCGGCGCATCGGCTCGGGCGGAATGGCCGACGTCTATCTGGTGGAGCAGGAGACGCTGGGCCGCCCGCTGGTGCTCAAGGTCATGCACGCGCACCTAGCCCGCGACACGGAGATGCGGGAGCGCTTTCGCCGCGAAGCCGAGGCGGCGGCGCGGCTGGTGCACCCGCTCATCTGCGTGCCGTTCGACTATGGCGAAGTGGGGGAGATGGTCTACCTCATCATGCCGTTCCTCGCCGGCGGCGGGCTGGCCGACCTGCTGGCCAAGTCGCGCACGCTGGCGCCGGCGCGGGTGGCGGAGGTCGCCGCCCAGATTGCGACGGCGCTCGATCATGCGCACCGCCACGGCGTGGTGCACCGCGACGTGAAGCCGGACAACGTGCTGTTCGACGAGGATGGCAACGCCTACCTGACCGACTTCGGCATCGCCACCGCGCAGTTCCACGCGCGGCTGACGGCGAGCGGGCGCGCGATGGGCACGCCGCACTACATGGCGCCGGAGCAGGCGATGGGGAAGACGCTCGACGGTCGCGCCGATCTCTACGCCGTGGGCGTGATGATGTATGAGAGCCTCGTCGGCTTCCCGCCGTTCGACGCGGCCGACGCGTTTGCCGTCGGCTACAAGCAGGTGCACGAGGTGCCGGTCCCCGTGACCGAGGTGAACTCCGACGTGCCGGCCGCGCTCGCGCAGATCGTGATGCGCTGCCTCGAGAAGGCGCCCGAGGCGCGATATCAGCGCGGGGCCGAGCTGGCCGCCGACCTCGAGGGCTGGCTGCACGAAGCGGGCGTGCCCCGCGATGCGGGCGTGCGCGGCCGCACGCCGACGGGCGGTTTGCCGCCGGCGCCATGA